CAGCAGATTTACGCTTGGCCGAGCGCCAAAGAAACCAGGCGAGAGCCAGAAGAATGACAAATCCACCTAATGCCAAAATAGTAAGTTTTATGTACACCaggaaggggggaaaaaatatACAACTCAAAGATATGAACTCACCAATGGTCGTAGACGCAATGACGGCTTTTTCGCCAGCCGGGCTCAACCTATGTGCAGCCCCGTGCCCTAGAATAGCTGCAGCTGTTCCACTCGGGCTTGCAGTGCTCGTCATTGCAGCCCTTGTCGTCGTACTCGCGGTATGATCTGGCAAAATCACGGACGTAGTGAAAGAGCTCGCTACTTCTTTCGTACGGCTAGTCGTGGACCTTTCCTCAGAGCCCCCTGTCGTCTGCGTCTCATAAGGTGGCGCGATAGCCGTAAGAGTAGATCGAGTTCGTGTTGAGGAGGCAGGCTTGCCAATGGATGAGGATGGaccgtcatcatcgctgtcgtcgccgccatcatcatcatcatcactgtCATCACCGGTAGACGTACTCTTGGGCAGAGGTGCGCTGAATGACGATCCAGGAGGTCTTGTCGTGGAAGGCGAAGGAGCTCCAAGATTTTCGGATATCCCGTCTGTGGGGGATGTTCGTGGAGGAATAGAGATGGAAGGCGGAACATGCGATTGAGAGGGAGATGCCGCAGGAGATGCGGGAGATGCTGCAGGAGATGCCGCAGGAGGCGCTGCAGGAGATGCTgcaggaggcggtggtggtggtgacgaggTAGCAGGAGGGGCggctggtggaggagacgaGGTAACAGGGGGGGCggctggtggaggagacgaTTCTGGTGGCGGTCGTGGTATAAGAGCAGCAATTGGGTTTGGTATCAATGATGGTAAGGGAAGTGGATGAGAGAGAAGTTGCGATAGAGGATCAGAAAGAGGCACGCCAAAATCGACATGGTTCCGGctgtcgtcctcatcctcactCTCATCCGCATCCCCACTCTCGTCATCACTCCCATCCCCGCCCAGCAGGTCCCAGAAGGTCCTCTTCAATAGCTCCCCAGCAGAGAAAGGTTCGCTCGCTGGTTCTTGGCTTGATTCACCCTTGATGTCGCTTCCAGAAGACGTATGAGCGGTGCTTGAGTTGTTTTCGGTAGGAGGTCCTTGTAATGAAACATTCACTTCcaaactcttcttcttgcacCTGAACCTCAGCCATCTCTTCGTACACGATGCGTCACGTGTctgcctctccttctccaccaGTCCATCGGGACGTCCAACATCCGTTTGTCGTCTCTGTATCCTAGAGGTCGGCGCCATAGTTCACTGTCCAATCTCTTTCTTGGTCCCCCTACTTTAACGCAACGTTCGTGTAGACCAGCTTCACTCAACGTGCGCCTAATTCATCACAAGGTccccaaaaaaaatcccCGTTTCGAAAGTAAAGAGGCGTGAACACGTCTGACCATTCATCGACCCGTGCGAAATCCAGTTCCGGCTtgaacaaaagaaataaatcAGCACAATAAACAATTTCCCATAGcatcgaaaagaagaaaagaaagtaatGAAAAGAGGGTCAAGAAAGCACCGGGTTTTTCCCCATCCTCTCTCAAAGAGGAAGtgtaaaggaagaaaaaaaaatcgtggAGGTGAGCTATTAAGATGTCGCTTGGCATTCCGGATCTTCAAATGATATTATGGAGCAAGGACGGGGCACGCGTAGCAGCGAAGACCTACCATATCGGGGAAACATCCTTGCGCCAACGGCTGTAGAGCTCCATTGTGTTACACCTCGTAGATCCATCTTGCGCCTCCCCCTTCTCACCCGCCGGGGACGGTCGGACGGACtgcaatgctgctgctagcctCACTAAAGAAGCATAAGTCACCCATGTTGCGGgaatctgcagcagcaatgtgCTAGCAGTGCTGCAATTCTAGCAGTGGGAGCAGCTGGACAATACCCACTTCATCTCAATCTCATTAAAGAAACAGGGGGCAAAGACACGGGTCAGCCAACTATCGGCACCGCACGGAGAAGCCCGGACATGCTCGCGGCGGTTTGAAGATGTGCTCGAAGCCTGAGTCTGGtgtttccatctccatgacGAAGTCGGGCAAGGTGCAATAATGTCGCCGTGACCGCCTCAAGAGCGTAGCTGGACGCGAGTCGAGGCATCGTTTCCATTCTAGGCAATCATATAAAGGCGGCCAGCCCCGTGCAATTAGTCCACGAGGCCAGAAAACAGGACGCAGCGCAAAAGGTGCGACAAGGAGGCCTCGAATGCAACGTTTGCACTCATTCGTGGGAGCTAGGCGTGCATCGTCGAGTGTTTCAGGTGCCGAAATAGCGCCTCGACATGAAACCGTGCAGGGTCGGCGAGGGCCTCAGCTGCCAGTATTAGCAGTGGCCGTTGAAGAATTGGGGCTCCTTCATACCAGAAGCGACGACACGGGCTGATCCAAACGCCGTAAAACAAAAGGCAATCATGCAGATATCAAGATTGATCATGATCAGATTGGAGATTGCagtggctggtggctggtggctggtTGCTCGTGAGGCGGGATAAGGATAGCGCGGGGCGGTGGTGGCGcaaaaatagcagcagcaacagaccACCAAAGCGACTACACACAACACCACAGGGCTGCTGGATGAACATCATATGCACTTTTCTGAGCTGCCTCGGCTGTCACAAGCAACGACACGCGCTTTGGATAAAGATCACAGCTTCTACTCCCGAGCGACTGACATGCTTCAAAACACCTCATTTGCATCTGATACGCATGTGACTGGAGGATGCAGCTCCAGGCCGCTGTCCGGACAGCCCAACTTCCGAGAGAGTCATGACTCcagctcttttttctcaGCACCGGAAGCGGCCAATTGGTATGGAAAAGACTTGAATCCATTCTTCAAGTGCTCGTTCCCAAAGGCACTAACCAGCTTGGGCCCATCATGGGGTCTCCATCGTTTCGACTCGGTACTACGGCAATCTACTAAGATCACATAACAGCGTATATATAGAACATAGTACGTGGGGAGGGTGGAGGAGAGCACACAATTAGTAACCAGGCCGTATCAGGCTCGCCTGCTTCCACCAGCGCTTTAAAGATGGCTGCTTCTGATAATAGAACTGCAGTACTGTATGTCCGGCGTCTAGCTTTTTGGCCGCGGCCAAACTGCCAgacctctccatctccatcttgtgCAATAAAGGCACCCAGCGATACCGGCCCAATGGCGTGCCCCAGACCATGCCATCCATCGTCAAGCTTCTAGCACGTCAAGGTACTCATCGTTGAGTGAAGCTTCCCCCGTAATCGCATGCGGCTAGTAGTTCGCAAGAGACCGCatcgctgctcttctccttttcctgtCGTTGGACCCTCCGAAAGATCCCGAGAAAGGCGCCTCAAACTCTCCGCAAAACCGTTCCGCCGGAGCAGCTTCGGCATCCGGTGGCTTCGATGGGGCTGTCCCGTAGAGCATTAAATGTGGTCCCGGCTCTGGCAGCCTGCCGCCCGGATCAAACCGGCAGTGGCAGACTGTAGagacaagcaagaagaacaagcagACTgaaaggagggagagaggacGAAAGGCTCAGGACCCCTGGTGCAGCTGGCAGCGAAGCCCTTCTGTCCTAGCCAGCGACTAGCCTCCCGGACACATCAATCCGGATGTCCATTTACGAGTCTTGAATTCATGGGTTTTGATAGCAGGCCGCAGGCTCGGTCTTCCGGAAAGGGACAGCATCAAATCAAAGGCTCGACCGGCAGTGGACTGGCGCTAAGGTGGGAGGAGGAGTATTAGCACATGTCTGCAGCAATCCAGCCTAGACGCCGTTGGATCGGTCATGTCGATGACAAGAGCTGTTGCTATCGCGCTCACGCCTTCTTATCGCCTTGATAGGGGGGAAACTTTTGAGTGGGTGCCCGACCCAATCAATTTCTGCGTTATTAAATTTTGCAGCGGGAAGGCGGATCGCGTTTAGAGGGAAAATTCAGtagagcaggaaaaaaaattcaaatcCGCTAAACTCAACTCCGAGCGTCattccaacttttttttagcccTCCGTGCCCTGGTAGAGCCACCCACCGAcagaagctcaagctccATATCCTAGCGCACGGCCTCGAATTGCttcctgcatctgcatcaCCATCCTCAGAACACTGCTTCAGGAAGATCGTGATATCATTGCTGCTTGTAGCATCTCCTTTCTGATATTGCTATTCCATCACTCGGCGGTCCTCCTGATCCCCGGTTCCGGAGCGTGAAGCGATGGCTTCAACCCAGTCCATGAGAGCCCTCGCCCGGGCCGGCCCATTGGGTCCCAACGGCGTTGTCGCATCACGAGCATTCTCTACCGCTACGAGGGCAATGATGATGCGATCAGCTGCCAGGCCGTCCGTGGCCATGAAGCTCACCAACTCGGGCCGCATTGCCTTCCGCAGAGCCTACGCCGACGAGgctcccaagcccaagcccGGCAAGCTGCGCCGGACCTTCAGATGGGCCTGGAGATTGACTTACCTGTCTGCCCTTGGACTGGTGGGCTACACTGCCTACGACATCTACGTCGACCGCCACCCCGACGAGCAGTTCAAGCCCGATCCCACCAAGAAGACACTGGTGATTCTGGGTGAGTCAAGTCCAAGATAGAACGGCCGATTGCGCTCACGTGTGATACCAATGCTTACTGACCGCGCTATCCGGATACAGGAACTGGCTGGGGATCTGTTGCTCTCCTCAAGAAGCTCGATACCGAAAACTACAACGTCGTCGTTGTTTCTCCCCGCAACTACTTCCTCTTCACCCCTCTTCTGCCGTCATGCACCACCGGCACCATCGAGCACCGCTCCATCATGGAGCCGGTCCGCGCCATTCTCCGTGGCAAGAAGGCTGCCGCCAAGTTCTTTGAAGCCGAGGCCACCTCCATTGACCCCGAGCGCAAGGTCGTGCGCATCGCGGACAACTCTGAGATCAAGGGCGCTACTTCCGAGACTGAGATCCCCTACGACATGCTCGTTGTGGGAGTTGGCGCAGAAAACGCTACCTTTGGCATTCCTGGTGTCCGGGAGAACAGCTGCTTCCTGAAGGAGATTGGCGATGCCCAGCAGATCCGAAAGAAGATCATGGACTGCGTTGAGACGGCCGCCTTCAAGGACCAGACCCCCGAGGAAGTTGACCGTCTGATGCACATGGTCGTTGTTGGTGGTGGCCCCACTGGTGTTGAATTCGCTGGCGAGCTTCAGGACTTCTTTGAGGAGGACATCAAGAAGCTGGTCCCTGATATCAGCCCCCGCTTCAAAGTCACCCTCATCGAGGCCCTGCCCAACGTTCTTCCCATGTTCTCCAAGACTCTGATCGACTATACCGAGAACACCCTCCGTGAGGAAAAGATTGACATCAAGACCAAGACAATGGTCAAGCGTGTCACTGACAAGACTGTTGAGGCCGAGGTTTCCCGCCCTGACGGAACCAAGGAGCGCGTTGAGATCCCTTACGGTCTGCTTGTCTGGGCCACCGGAAACGCCGTCCGCCCCATCATCAAGGACCTAGCCGGCAAAATCCCTGCTCAGAAGGACTCGCGCCGTGGTCTCGCCGTGAACGAGTACCTCGTTGTACAGGGCACCCGCGATATCTGGGCCATTGGTGACTGCGCTGTGGCTGGCTACGCCCCTACCGCACAGGTTGCCTCACAGGAGGGCTACTTCCTTGGCAAGCTGTTCAACAACATGGCCAAGACAGAGAACCACGAGGCTCGCATCCAAGAGCTGAGCGGCCAGCTGAATATCGCTGGCGGTAACTCTGCCGAGGCTTCCCAGGAGATTGAGCTCCTGGAGAGACAGCTCAAGAAAATTCGCGACATCAAGCCTTTCAAGTACAGTCACCAGGGAAGCTTGGCCTACATTGGCAGCGACAAGGCCGTCGCCGACGTCAGCTGGTGGAATGGCAACCTTGCCACCGGTGGTAGCGTGACCTACCTCTTCTGGAGAAGTGTCTACCTCTCCATGTGCTTCAGCCGTATGTATTTCTTCTAGTTTATATCCTATTTTGATCCATTCAACTAACAATCAATAGCACGAAACCGTGTCCTAGTCCTTCTAGATTGGCTCAAGTCCAAGGCTTTCGGTCGTGACGTCTCCCGAGAGTAAATTCTAGAATGAAGAGATAAAAGACGAAAGAgatagaaaaagagaaagaaaagagaaagagagaagggaagaaaaaaataggcGCAGGAAGAGCGGCTGGTTAACCGCGATTTACAAAACCAAAACACCATTCCATCATGGGACACATGCATCTCGCAATATGCATAATTTTGCTCGCGGGCGTCTGTTCTGTGTGTTAAGCGGAAaacttgttcttttttttttttttcctttttttgttcatggCATAGATTGGGCATCCTTGAATGCCCGGGCTGGAGACTAATAAACATTGTCGGATTGGGTTCGAGGAGTAGGATACCTCCCTCACTTTGTAACTATTCTTGTTTTCATGTGTATTATGGAGCTGTAAGACGATACGGATGGTTGCGTGTAGAGAGATTCTAAAATGGCGGTTGAATGATATGATGATTAGCGTCTTCTTACAGTAGCTCTATTTCAATCTCTAAAGATGAGTGAGTGAATGGGCTTATGATACTACTGTTGTGTCAGCTTGTTTATGGCCATAAACCATGCCATCCGCCTTATAGTCAATTGCAGATTACATGGAAGTGACGTTTTTCGATAAACATCACATCGTTTTCAACAGAGTTCATATGAGCACACACTACGTAACGGGCGCGCCGCTCGCCCAGCACAACACAGCTTGCTATCCATACACTGCCCATATAGCCATCTATACACACCACACAAAACATATATGCcgaaaaagttaaataaaagatttcgGCGCCTCCGAAACAGGCAAAAAACTCAGATCGATCTAGGGTAGCAGTATGTACCGTAGCACGTGATTAGCTCAGCAAGTCGCCACCTGTGGTACGTACCGGCAGGCGCTATCCAGATTTTCTTAgcgccagaaaaaaaactgcaggtaagaaaaaaatatcttaGGCGCAGACTGAATCCCCCTGCTTTCcgatttctttctcttcaacaCACTCTCCAGACGCCAATctctggcttcttctctctctttctttcattcccGCTTTCATCGCATATCAGAGACTATCCATCAGGACTACTAGTCCTCGGTCTTCCTGACGCGTTCATTCTTTCTGCTCGCCCGTTGACCCCTCGAGTATTGCCCTGACAACCGCGTTTTCTCTATTTCCTTGTCCAGAGACCCTTTTTGCAACCAAAACACCATTGAAAGGATGTCTGGCTACGGCGGCGGTCGATCCAACGGCGGCGGTTAcggaggcggtggtggtggttacGGTCGTGATCGTGGTGATCGCGGCGGCGACCGCAACGGCCATGGAGGCGGTGGATTTGGCGGAGGGTAAGTTTTCACTATTTTGATATCATCCCTATCTTTCATCCGCAAGGGTGTGAAACGGCGGGGATCCAGGTCCCTCCGCAGCGCACATTTGCCTGTTTGAAGGCTCTTTTTCTGCAGCTCAATCAACAATATTCTCTTCATTCCAAAAGAAGCGAGAACGGATGCTAACAAGGTTTTTCACAGTCGTGGTGGATACGGCAATGGCCACGGCGGAtacggcggtggtggctatggtggaggaggtggtggtggtggtggtggctacGGCGGCGGTtacggcggcggtggtggtgaccgAATGGGCCACCTCGGCGCTGGCCTGCAACGACAAGAATGGGGTATGTGTTTTCTCGGGTGTTCTCACCGCATTctctctacttcttcttttctctttgttttctttgttctctcAACAAGCATTTCGCTAACTTTTCGATACCAGACCTTTCCGCCCTTCCTAAGTTCGAAAAGGACTTCTACAAGGAGTCTCCTGATGTCGCCGCCCGCGACGCTGCCGAAGTCGATGCGTTCCGTCGCAAACATCAGATGACCATTGCCGGCTCAGGAGTTCCCAAGCCCGTCGAGACCTTTGACGAGGCTGGATTCCCTCGCTACGTCATGGATGAGGTCAAGGCTCAGGGCTTCCCTGCTCCTACCGCCATTCAGTCTCAAGGATGGCCCATGGCTCTTTCTGGACGTGATGTCGTCGGTATTGCCGAGACCGGTTCCGGAAAGACTCTTACATACTGTCTTCCCGCCATTGTTCACATCAACGCTCAGCCCCTCCTTGCCCCTGGTGACGGCCCTATCGTCCTGATCCTGGCCCCCACTCGTGAGCTTGCTGTCCAGATTCAGCAGGAAATCTCAAAGTTCGGTCGCTCATCACGTATCCGCAACACCTGTGTCTACGGTGGTGTCCCCAAGGGCCCCCAGATTCGCGATCTCTCCCGTGGTGTTGAGGTTTGCATTGCCACCCCTGGCCGTCTCATCGACATGCTCGAGGCCGGCAAGACCAACCTTCGTCGTGTAACCTACTTAGTTCTCGACGAGGCTGATCGCATGCTGGACATGGGTTTCGAGCCTCAAATTCGCAAGATTATCGAGCAAATTCGACCTGACCGACAGACTCTCATGTGGTCCGCTACATGGCCCAAGGAAGTCCGTGCTCTTGCTGCCGATTTCTTACAAGACTTCATCCAGGTCAACATCGGTTCCATGGAACTGGCTGCCAACCACAGAATCACCCAGATTGTGGAGGTTGTTACCGaaatggagaagagagaccGCATGATTAAGCATCTTGAGAAGGTCATGGAGAACAAGGAGAACAAGATCCTCATCTTTGTTGGCACCAAGCGTATTGCGGACGAGATCACCCGATTCCTTCGCCAGGACGGCTGGCCCGCTCTCTGTAAGTTCAATTCACACAGACAAACGTTTGTCTCAAAATGATCAAAGCACAATATCAGCTAATCCTCCTTCTAGCAATTCACGGAGACAAGCAACAAAACGAGCGAGACTGGGTCCTCGACCAGTTCAAGACCGGAAAGAGCCCTATCATGGTTGCTACCGACGTGGCATCCCGTGGTATCGGTAAGTATCagtccccctccccctccctctccagCAACTTCCAGCAAAAGCACTTGCTGTATACTTTACTCTCGCGTGTAGGGGCTATCTTTATTGTGCGAAACTGCCTGACCAGACGGTATCCGTATGGTTCTCATTATGTGGTGGAGTCTTGATCCGTTGTGTAGCTTTCCCATCGCACTGCTATACTCGTATTTCCATTCTTGTACCTTGCTCACCCCCGTGGTACAAAGTGTGGAGGTTGGCATCTCTTGACCCCGATCAAGCTGTCTCCCCAAGGCTCCTTGAAATTCCATTTGAGGACTCCCGTGATCACATAATATGTCCCCCCAAGAGGATGGATGGCATTTTGACGCACTTGGATTTGGCCCTGGTTTACCAAGGAGTGAAGTTACACAGATGGacgttattatataattacgcCGTCTCTTCACGTTCCCGCGCTGGAGGTTGCTATACATACCCGTATTTCGTTGGCTaaccctttctttttctttgtaatCCAAAAGATGTTCGCAACATCACCCATGTGTTGAACTACGATTACCCTAACAACTCGGAGGATTATATCCATCGTATTGGTCGTACCGGCCGTGCTGGCCAGAACGGAACTGCCATTACGCTCTTCACCACTGACAGTAAGTTTCAATACCACCACTCGAGAGTCTTCTTATTagggagggaagaaaaaatgctAACCTTGTTGCGAAAACAGACCAGAAGCAGGCCCGTGATCTTGTCAATGTGCTCCAGGAGGCCAAGCAACAGATCGATCCTCGTCTGGCTGAGATGACCCGCtacggtggtggtggcggccgcGGCTACGGCGGTTACCGTGGCCGTGGAGGCGGTAGAGGTGGGTATCGTCGATGGTAAACTTCGTCAAAAAGGCACCTCTAGGAGCTGACCACGGTCTATCAGCCAACTCCAACAACTACCCACTGGGCAACCGTCGGTGGTAAGACAGAAGAAAACCTGCGCGCGTACCCACGCAGTGAACCGGACAAGTGCAACTCTTTGCAGAGTTTAGAATGAATGCGCCATGTCCTGGATCGCATGACACAAAAACGTGAACGGCCCAATGCACTCAAACGGCGTTTGATAGAGGACAGGATTGGTTTCAATTAGACATTGACTCGCATCCTTGCGTAGTCACCGGTTATTTGGTTTTTGTTGTGGACGGatattttcttgtttttgcttttgcctcttttctaTTAAccctttccttttattttaatggTTTGAACGTATATCACATAAGGACACGGAAGAAAGTGCTCCATTGTTATCGGTCACTTACTCAGCCAAGATGTTTGATGTATCTATCGACATCGGCAATAGGCTACTTTGCCTCGGGGTTAACAAATGTATGTtgatagagagaaaaaaaaatatgaggTCAGAAAATGACACGCATTTGGGCAAACCTGTTTTAATAATTGCTACTATAGTAAAGCCTTTGACAAGTCGAACAAGTGAAATTGATGTTACATGGTTATATGATATGGCCTATGTGTATCCTAGATGCATAGACCATGATACCAAGATGTATTGCAGAGTAACTGATGTAGAGTTTGACTTGATGTTTATGTTAGAGTTGGTGCTTGTTGTGCATTCGCCTTGTACCAATAGTTTTGGGTAATTAGCAGCGGATAGACGTGCATCTGACGGCCAAGAttgacttttcttttgaaaAGCTGAGTTGACGCCAGCGTCGTTCTCATTGCTCTTCATATTGGCCAAGCAATTAACTACCGTTCAAACTTATCACAACTCAGCTTTTGCAAATACCTTGTTGACGCGCCTTGCCAATTCCAGCATCTATACACACCATCTACATGATCCTTTCCAGCGTCAAACAGACCAATCCCATTCACGGAAGATATTAAccaacctttttttttttttatctttacaCTTTCTCATTTGCTACTATTCCTTTATTCAATTTTATCTTCAGCCGTGTGTACGTTACcgacctacctacctacctatatgGTATAAATCTACTTATATGCATCGCCTCGTTGTTCGCCTCGCTTTTCACATTAATCTATTTAACTCAGCCACCAACTCCTTCATCAATCTCACTCAACTCTAAACAAAAAATCCTTTTCCGTCACACCAACAAACAATAGGAGAGACACACTACAgtatacacacacactcgCACACCCCCCCTCTGCGAAGCGAGCGCAAAAGCGCGTCCGTGCGGGCGTGTTGGACGCgtcgtttcttttcttttttctttctttttttttttttttttttttttttttttgcactgAACAaataagagaagaggaacagAAAGGCCACATGCACATGAAACGTTGGGTGTATATATTGCTGCTCTATTCCTTTTATGGAGGTGTGTCTGTGTGTGTCTGtgtgtgtcttttttttagcagcgGTTATTTATCCAAGATTGGAAATGAGTCTCTTGTATTGATACTCCCTCATTGGCCCATTTGTACTTTTTTTGTAAAATACAtcctgtttctctctctattctcTCTTATAGCTTTTGTCCATTTCCTAACAGTGCAAGGGGGCCGCATCTTTTGCTAGCATTCATCTACTCTAAAccccaaaaagcaaaaagcaaaagcaaaaaaaaaaaaaaaaaaacggtgAGCTAGCATCGCATTCCTTGCAACGGAAGGATCGAGATTCcgtctttgctttttgtctcttctcctACTCCCTTCCCCTGCTTCTTATCCTAATGATGCATCATCAGCCTTTCGCTCTACTGTAAGTTAAACCTCCGTTATGCATGATTGCTGTTCTATGTATTACCAAGGtattataatactactaAATATGTGTACCCCTTTCGCCCTGCTTTTTTGgtttgtttatttgtttgcttcttttcctttttcttgcgtgtaaagagggggggggggggggggggggcttaAAAAAGGGCTGAACTAGAGCTGAGAGCTGAGCTGCATCATACAAGGATCAAGGGATATTACCATACACACTACAAGGCACATACCATCGTATGTATTCGTATCATTATCATTAACTCCATTCCATTCCCATCTGTTGTTTCCCGACCCCCTTGCTTGTTTCTTGCCTGCTtcatttacttttttaccTATGTATTTTCCCCGTCTTACATACGCAGTACATACACAAAAACATCCCCGGCGTTCAAAAACAAACCGCGACAAACTCCAAATGATAAGTGATCAAatgaataataataataataaaaataataaataaaaataaaataaaataaacccaACCCCAGCCCCAAAAGTCATGCAGCCCTCTCGTGAGTGGTTAGTGTTCTTTCCATCCACACACACGCACcatgaatatatataactatgtACTGTAATATGCAGCGAATCCTATAGGGCGGAAGGATTCTATTCCTCGCTTCGCTTCGCCTTTTTGTCGCTGCGACTACTGACTGGAATAGTATGCTCGTACGAGTTATATTACCGCATGCTGAAGCATAACCCCCCCCCCAAGAATAGACAGAGCGAGAGGCGAAATTGGTCAGCCGACAACAAATATGTCATCCATATCAATCCATGCTTATCCGAAGCTTTGTAACCAACATGCtcaaaagataataaaattaaataaaaattaatgaCAATAATAATGaatatgaagaagaagaaaaaaagtaatggATAAATAATAAGTAAACAATGATGTGATACAGCATGATATTGCTTGGCAATCACACACACCCAACCCCTTGCTTCCCCCGATTTACTTATCATTCCGTGTCATGTtcaaataaaaaatagaaaaaaaaaaaaggtcaaatGCACAAGATGTACCTGCCTAcaagagtacatgtaccttggcCACGAGTCAAAGTCCCGCAAATCCTTCCAAGACATCGGCGAactggaagaaaaaagacgaaaaaaaaaaaaaaaaaaaaaaaacaagtcaGACAAGGATTCTGCTTCGTGTCTCAACCCGTCGTTGGTCAGGTCAGCCCGTGTCTCTGTTGGTTGACCAACACCACCGGTGAACACCGAAGAATTTGCTGTCCCCGTCCCCCCTCCCTGCAGATTTTCCTGCTGGTTGATAGTACTACTAGTGCCAAGGACTTACCCGGTAATCTGGGGAACTTCACAGCGAgcttcttgtttcttcttgcaAGTCCACAAATAACGCCGACATCAAACACAGAGTACCTACcaaggtaatatatagtacatacatacatacatattatACATACACCTACAGTAAAAGCAATACCAAAAACCCCCTCCTTTCCTccacaaaggaaaaaaaaaaaaagagatatacAGCATTATACAGTAAATACTTCGTAATCCACCCTTCAAATCTTAACAACATAAGC
The Trichoderma asperellum chromosome 7, complete sequence DNA segment above includes these coding regions:
- a CDS encoding uncharacterized protein (EggNog:ENOG41~TransMembrane:1 (o380-401i)); this translates as MAPTSRIQRRQTDVGRPDGLVEKERQTRDASCTKRWLRFRCKKKSLEVNVSLQGPPTENNSSTAHTSSGSDIKGESSQEPASEPFSAGELLKRTFWDLLGGDGSDDESGDADESEDEDDSRNHVDFGVPLSDPLSQLLSHPLPLPSLIPNPIAALIPRPPPESSPPPAAPPVTSSPPPAAPPATSSPPPPPPAASPAAPPAASPAASPASPAASPSQSHVPPSISIPPRTSPTDGISENLGAPSPSTTRPPGSSFSAPLPKSTSTGDDSDDDDDGGDDSDDDGPSSSIGKPASSTRTRSTLTAIAPPYETQTTGGSEERSTTSRTKEVASSFTTSVILPDHTASTTTRAAMTSTASPSGTAAAILGHGAAHRLSPAGEKAVIASTTIGGFVILLALAWFLWRSAKRKSAGRKHVWPASRDMLDGPRRISNRVTDRFASMKGRLLPAALGWCSIDESNDEKGLESEKAVPKLASNNAGLLERRLGSKTPPQHVTVNSYGMIFRTPIHGDSMSDILERPKVTQPPATAVAQERSRQMAAAHLESARASVSVSAYNSRSQSLAPSRKNTRISDVSSLSSGFGDGDIIITQPPTAAATYAVTPTRSNTFDTNINLSAVRTSPERKSFNSRFSRSNSRDTVMTNSSEDLRPRFRTVSSWVHQQSRRTKQRSAARRSEDRGMPTPLPEQGFDMMMPDGEVPRRVDSSLWKGK
- a CDS encoding uncharacterized protein (TransMembrane:1 (i78-96o)), with protein sequence MASTQSMRALARAGPLGPNGVVASRAFSTATRAMMMRSAARPSVAMKLTNSGRIAFRRAYADEAPKPKPGKLRRTFRWAWRLTYLSALGLVGYTAYDIYVDRHPDEQFKPDPTKKTLVILGTGWGSVALLKKLDTENYNVVVVSPRNYFLFTPLLPSCTTGTIEHRSIMEPVRAILRGKKAAAKFFEAEATSIDPERKVVRIADNSEIKGATSETEIPYDMLVVGVGAENATFGIPGVRENSCFLKEIGDAQQIRKKIMDCVETAAFKDQTPEEVDRLMHMVVVGGGPTGVEFAGELQDFFEEDIKKLVPDISPRFKVTLIEALPNVLPMFSKTLIDYTENTLREEKIDIKTKTMVKRVTDKTVEAEVSRPDGTKERVEIPYGLLVWATGNAVRPIIKDLAGKIPAQKDSRRGLAVNEYLVVQGTRDIWAIGDCAVAGYAPTAQVASQEGYFLGKLFNNMAKTENHEARIQELSGQLNIAGGNSAEASQEIELLERQLKKIRDIKPFKYSHQGSLAYIGSDKAVADVSWWNGNLATGGSVTYLFWRSVYLSMCFSPRNRVLVLLDWLKSKAFGRDVSRE